A portion of the Catenuloplanes indicus genome contains these proteins:
- the terL gene encoding phage terminase large subunit: MTAGLLDMRAAWAEARQRMVPRQRRWASPLDMAVSLDPARISDTGERVGTVRTPALNVVNDALVRLANKPGQGRLAVFLSPQEGKSTTCSYWNPLWLLVNNPDLRIIAVSYNAEKSREWGAEVKNAIENFSGDDGMEDLGLRLRTDTRAAGRWKVEGHRGGLYCAGIESGITGRPGDYIIVDDPTKNLQEAQSATKRGKVTSTYRGAIIPRMGPTTKLVWIQTLWHESETIQEILANEGDSWEIVRIPALCDSEDDPLGRAIGEPMESARGKRDWAKVRRDVGEYVFSALYQQRPSPAEGGLFKRIHWRWFTLYGDRVHLGGREFDLRDSWIFITADLAASTKTSADYTVFAAWARTISGDLILLDLLRAKIGEHDHFAHVHAMCQRWNVDTVFVEASQFGTTLVREATQQQIPITPLKAEQDKFSRALPASAWSSGGRIWLRSGAAWADAFVTETAAFPNGKNDDQVDCLAYAVRVAVTQAAPMPSSRTMHRTPERVEFPELGGGAPLDLATVPL; this comes from the coding sequence GTGACCGCCGGGCTCCTCGACATGCGCGCCGCCTGGGCCGAAGCCCGCCAGCGCATGGTGCCCCGGCAGCGGCGGTGGGCGTCACCGCTCGACATGGCCGTCAGTCTCGACCCGGCCCGCATCAGCGACACCGGCGAACGCGTCGGCACGGTCCGGACGCCGGCACTGAACGTCGTCAACGACGCCCTGGTCCGGCTCGCAAACAAGCCCGGCCAAGGGCGGCTCGCAGTATTCCTCTCGCCGCAGGAGGGTAAGTCCACGACCTGCTCGTACTGGAACCCGCTGTGGTTGCTCGTCAACAACCCTGACCTGCGCATCATCGCCGTCTCGTACAACGCGGAAAAGTCCCGCGAGTGGGGCGCCGAGGTCAAGAACGCCATCGAGAACTTCAGCGGCGATGACGGCATGGAAGACCTCGGGCTGCGGCTGCGCACCGACACGCGCGCCGCCGGCCGGTGGAAGGTCGAGGGGCACCGCGGCGGGCTCTACTGTGCGGGGATCGAGTCCGGCATTACGGGCCGGCCGGGCGACTACATCATTGTCGACGACCCCACGAAAAATCTTCAGGAAGCGCAGTCGGCAACGAAACGCGGCAAGGTCACCTCGACCTACCGAGGCGCGATCATCCCCCGCATGGGCCCCACCACCAAACTGGTGTGGATCCAAACCCTCTGGCATGAGTCCGAGACCATCCAGGAGATCCTCGCCAACGAAGGCGACTCGTGGGAGATCGTCCGCATCCCCGCGCTCTGCGACTCCGAGGACGACCCGCTCGGCCGGGCCATCGGCGAACCCATGGAGTCCGCCCGCGGCAAGCGCGACTGGGCCAAGGTTCGTCGCGACGTAGGCGAGTACGTCTTCTCCGCGCTCTACCAGCAGCGGCCGTCGCCAGCCGAGGGCGGTCTGTTCAAGCGCATCCACTGGCGCTGGTTCACTCTCTACGGCGACCGCGTGCACCTTGGCGGCCGCGAATTCGATCTTCGGGATTCGTGGATTTTCATCACCGCCGATCTTGCCGCGTCGACCAAGACCAGCGCCGACTACACCGTCTTCGCCGCCTGGGCCCGCACCATCTCCGGCGACCTCATCCTCCTCGACCTCCTCCGGGCGAAGATCGGCGAACACGACCACTTCGCCCACGTCCACGCCATGTGCCAGCGGTGGAACGTCGACACCGTCTTCGTCGAGGCCAGCCAGTTCGGCACCACGCTCGTCCGCGAAGCCACCCAGCAGCAGATCCCGATCACCCCGCTCAAAGCAGAGCAGGACAAGTTCTCGCGGGCACTGCCAGCGAGCGCCTGGTCCAGTGGCGGACGCATCTGGCTCCGATCGGGAGCGGCATGGGCCGACGCCTTTGTAACTGAGACCGCGGCGTTCCCCAACGGGAAGAACGACGACCAGGTGGACTGCCTCGCCTACGCCGTCCGCGTCGCCGTCACCCAGGCCGCACCGATGCCGTCGAGCCGAACCATGCACCGCACGCCCGAACGCGTCGAGTTCCCCGAGCTCGGCGGTGGCGCACCGCTCGACCTGGCGACCGTACCGCTGTAG
- a CDS encoding phage major capsid protein, whose amino-acid sequence MPGAYPPAAATLSGTLLTIDRLLRNPTFLARRLRGIPDLRFVADQILTRKIKANGGAAMAETGEPIVNSRPIESIAPGGEYPRDSPADGTAMLVKVSKWGEATPLTDEKIKRSVYGGDEVDRSLRKAANTIITKVDRLATSAMGSLVTATSAAAATWDNASALLFRDVEKAAAKVVDLNQGFRPNTLLMSTTKYAMLVTDPAIAALRRREATDNPIYGGDIEYIGKYRIISTSVGNLPRDSVWVFDDNELGGMADETEVDPGYATMDNGLQFKVIRVDSRDAWDIQARRITAPMVTEPGAAIEITGTGSLG is encoded by the coding sequence ATGCCGGGCGCTTACCCTCCGGCAGCGGCAACGCTGTCCGGCACCCTCCTGACCATCGACCGCCTGCTGCGGAACCCGACGTTCCTGGCCCGGCGCCTGCGCGGCATCCCGGATCTGCGGTTCGTCGCCGACCAGATCCTCACCCGGAAGATCAAGGCCAACGGCGGTGCCGCGATGGCCGAGACGGGCGAGCCGATCGTGAACTCCCGGCCGATCGAGTCGATCGCGCCCGGCGGCGAGTACCCGCGGGACAGCCCGGCGGACGGCACCGCGATGCTGGTCAAGGTCAGTAAGTGGGGTGAGGCGACCCCGCTGACCGACGAGAAGATCAAGCGGTCCGTGTACGGCGGTGACGAGGTCGACCGGTCGCTGCGCAAGGCCGCGAACACGATCATCACGAAGGTAGACCGGCTCGCCACGTCCGCGATGGGTTCGCTGGTCACCGCGACGAGTGCCGCCGCCGCGACGTGGGACAACGCGTCGGCGCTGCTGTTCCGGGACGTGGAGAAGGCCGCGGCGAAGGTCGTCGACCTCAACCAGGGTTTCCGGCCGAACACGCTGCTGATGTCGACGACGAAGTACGCGATGCTCGTCACCGACCCGGCGATCGCCGCGCTGCGCCGCCGCGAGGCGACCGACAACCCCATCTACGGCGGGGACATCGAGTACATCGGCAAGTACCGGATCATCTCGACGTCGGTCGGGAACCTGCCCCGGGACTCGGTGTGGGTGTTCGACGACAACGAGCTCGGCGGCATGGCCGACGAGACCGAGGTCGACCCGGGCTACGCGACGATGGACAACGGCCTCCAGTTCAAGGTCATCCGCGTGGACTCGCGGGACGCCTGGGACATCCAGGCCCGCCGGATCACCGCCCCGATGGTCACCGAGCCGGGCGCGGCCATCGAGATCACCGGCACGGGGAGCCTGGGCTGA
- a CDS encoding phage portal protein family protein encodes MSAPTRLRGHVSDALSGYADILDDITTEYIPDLTWPLSVQTYAQMRHESRLSSVLDGWTLQLRRAQWQVDGRGCRPEVVKLVADGLGLLVAGQDPAGAARLQGVSWNDYLRTSLRTSAAFGHVGHELQAEVVDGTAHLVALADRMPWTISRIHVDPKRGTLLGVTQDGVHRDDRPQIPASQLAWHAREREGIAWQGRSLLRASYPAWLLKREMLRTNSIAHRRWAAGIPVAQARPGSNPSPGQMAEAQRMASAARAGDVAGVAMPQDFELVIQGIAGQLPDTLGFIRFLNQEIAGAALMPHLDLGTSQSGSRALGESFIDSWTLALEAWATETADVATRQIAARIVEWNFGSDEPVPSVVVSGIGSRREVTSESLNSLLSSGALSADPALEAWIRREWRLPERDPDAPKPLNATGVDLAKPDSTADGEQGDDWGLLDDEAAVPVKAAQRSRRRSNPDQMSLFGDGHPVQAAARPETPEQIQAQWEAARAELLAAWPKTAAPLVTELAAQAETAVADGDLPRLGQLAASAGVIAAQAAMLGKGGTKLARQAAAGVVAEAAAHDVIVRAGDAGAAKVNATAEAVAHIIAAGYASGAGRIALQHAGADPESVRDAVERHLDALSTAQRGMVADQLGALLSAAQHAGRLSVLERAPKGTTFRASEWADEKRCDACDAVHGKTYRTLRAALIDYPASGYRNCEGGPGRCRGHIAADWTAKAR; translated from the coding sequence ATGAGCGCCCCCACCCGGCTCCGCGGGCACGTCTCCGACGCGCTCAGCGGGTACGCCGACATCCTCGACGACATCACGACCGAGTACATCCCTGACCTGACCTGGCCGCTCAGCGTCCAGACGTACGCGCAGATGCGCCACGAGAGCCGTCTGTCGTCCGTCCTCGACGGCTGGACGCTTCAGCTCCGGCGCGCGCAGTGGCAGGTCGACGGCCGCGGCTGCCGACCCGAAGTCGTCAAGCTCGTCGCGGACGGTCTGGGCCTACTCGTCGCCGGACAAGACCCCGCCGGCGCCGCTCGGCTGCAGGGTGTGTCGTGGAACGACTATCTGCGGACCTCGCTGCGAACCTCGGCGGCGTTCGGTCACGTCGGGCACGAGCTTCAGGCGGAGGTAGTCGACGGGACCGCCCACCTGGTCGCTCTCGCAGATCGGATGCCTTGGACCATCTCCCGGATCCACGTCGATCCGAAGCGCGGGACGCTGCTCGGCGTCACCCAGGACGGCGTTCACCGCGATGACCGGCCGCAGATCCCCGCCTCCCAGCTCGCCTGGCATGCGCGCGAGCGGGAGGGCATCGCCTGGCAAGGCCGTTCGCTGCTGCGGGCGAGCTACCCGGCGTGGCTGCTCAAGCGCGAGATGCTGCGCACGAACTCGATCGCTCACCGCCGCTGGGCCGCTGGCATCCCGGTCGCGCAGGCCCGGCCCGGCTCGAACCCGAGCCCCGGTCAGATGGCCGAGGCGCAGCGTATGGCGTCCGCCGCGCGTGCCGGTGACGTGGCCGGCGTGGCGATGCCGCAGGACTTTGAGCTGGTCATTCAGGGGATCGCTGGTCAACTGCCTGACACGCTCGGCTTCATCCGGTTTCTGAACCAGGAGATTGCCGGCGCGGCCCTGATGCCGCATCTCGACCTAGGCACCAGCCAGTCCGGGTCGCGCGCGCTCGGAGAGTCGTTTATCGATAGCTGGACGCTCGCGCTGGAGGCTTGGGCGACGGAAACCGCGGACGTGGCGACTCGCCAGATCGCGGCTCGGATCGTCGAGTGGAATTTCGGGTCAGACGAGCCGGTGCCTTCCGTCGTGGTGTCCGGGATCGGCTCCCGCCGCGAGGTCACCTCCGAGTCCCTTAACTCGCTGCTGTCGTCCGGCGCACTCTCGGCCGACCCGGCGCTCGAGGCGTGGATCCGCCGCGAATGGCGGCTCCCTGAGCGGGACCCGGACGCGCCGAAGCCGCTGAACGCGACCGGCGTGGACCTGGCCAAGCCAGACTCGACGGCAGACGGCGAGCAGGGTGACGACTGGGGGCTGCTCGACGACGAGGCCGCCGTGCCGGTTAAGGCTGCACAGCGGTCCCGCCGCCGCAGCAACCCCGACCAGATGAGCCTGTTCGGTGACGGCCACCCGGTGCAGGCCGCGGCCCGTCCGGAGACGCCTGAGCAGATCCAGGCCCAGTGGGAGGCGGCACGCGCTGAGCTGCTGGCCGCCTGGCCGAAGACCGCGGCACCGCTCGTGACGGAACTTGCCGCGCAGGCCGAGACGGCGGTCGCCGACGGTGACCTGCCCCGACTCGGGCAGCTCGCCGCGTCCGCCGGTGTCATCGCAGCTCAGGCCGCGATGCTCGGCAAGGGCGGCACGAAGCTCGCCCGGCAGGCCGCGGCCGGTGTGGTGGCTGAGGCCGCCGCGCATGACGTGATCGTGAGAGCTGGCGACGCGGGTGCGGCGAAGGTAAACGCGACAGCTGAGGCGGTCGCGCACATCATCGCCGCCGGGTATGCGTCCGGTGCTGGCCGGATCGCGCTGCAGCACGCGGGCGCCGACCCGGAGTCGGTCCGGGATGCCGTCGAGCGGCACCTGGATGCGCTGTCGACGGCGCAGCGCGGCATGGTCGCCGACCAGCTCGGTGCCCTGCTGTCCGCAGCCCAGCATGCTGGCCGCCTGTCGGTGCTCGAGCGAGCCCCGAAGGGGACGACGTTCCGGGCGTCGGAGTGGGCGGACGAGAAGCGCTGCGACGCCTGCGACGCCGTCCACGGCAAGACGTATCGGACGCTACGGGCCGCACTCATCGACTACCCGGCGAGCGGCTACCGCAACTGCGAGGGCGGGCCCGGACGCTGCCGCGGGCACATCGCCGCGGACTGGACCGCCAAGGCGCGTTGA
- a CDS encoding phage tail fiber protein: MPNNLVLTEANRYIDAGFATAAYVAPTSPIRVALLTANGTNTAAGTEVTGGSYARQTITMGAAASGSASNSNTINFTGLPAATVTGIDIYDSNGTPRRIWTGPLTASKTVGAGDTLSFSASSIVASLA; the protein is encoded by the coding sequence GTGCCGAATAATCTCGTTCTAACCGAAGCGAACCGGTACATCGACGCCGGGTTCGCCACCGCCGCGTATGTGGCGCCGACCTCCCCGATCCGTGTCGCCCTGCTGACCGCGAACGGCACGAACACCGCCGCGGGCACCGAGGTGACGGGTGGCTCGTACGCCCGGCAGACGATCACGATGGGGGCGGCGGCGTCCGGGTCGGCGTCGAACTCGAACACGATCAACTTCACGGGTCTTCCGGCGGCGACGGTCACGGGCATCGACATCTACGACAGCAACGGCACCCCGCGCCGGATCTGGACCGGCCCGCTCACCGCCTCGAAGACCGTGGGGGCAGGGGACACGCTGAGCTTCTCGGCGTCCTCGATCGTCGCGTCGCTCGCGTAG
- a CDS encoding capsid cement protein codes for MGAYEPKFLYRDVITATASSTITVTNGVGVVLAVSGSGTVAPAGADSNAVVGTAAHDVVSGERFAYHPRGKVHISTAAGAITAGDRINAAAAGAVKTATAGVGNFGIALTTAADTALVEWMEI; via the coding sequence ATGGGCGCGTACGAGCCGAAGTTCCTCTACCGCGACGTCATCACCGCAACCGCGTCGTCGACGATCACCGTCACGAACGGCGTCGGTGTGGTCCTCGCCGTGTCCGGCAGTGGCACCGTCGCGCCGGCCGGCGCGGACTCGAACGCCGTCGTCGGCACCGCCGCTCACGACGTCGTGAGCGGCGAGCGATTCGCCTACCACCCGCGCGGCAAGGTCCACATCTCGACCGCGGCCGGCGCCATCACCGCGGGCGACCGCATCAACGCCGCCGCTGCCGGCGCGGTGAAGACCGCCACGGCCGGCGTCGGGAACTTCGGCATCGCTCTCACCACGGCCGCCGACACGGCGCTCGTGGAGTGGATGGAGATCTGA
- a CDS encoding phage protease: protein MTAPTVDLARREGVELVRTGRWETMTGSWTPTAEDIAAAVDAQSCPAIRKPVVKLGHTDARFAVGDGEPALGWFENLRATDGGSTLVGDQVTLPWLHSVQAAAYPSRSIEGNYNHRCGAGHVHKFVLTAVALLGVTPPAVKTIRNLNDLPGMLGVAASDPDVPEGAERVQVTIMARRRAEDFDEGSTKRDAGGRFSRVDTNDGPEGRGASSGGSRTAGGSGSSGSSSGSAGGSSPKPAAPLKDSLKIGDRIQLRDGETLAGGAQVDGTEGVVKVAVVDSPTGRRLHIGLNPPEVDDGDDDLDSDAAESDDDSDDDEVSEPWSGNQDEWTTVLDETGIGALHAALPQMLDMGRQGAEHQKSLEKRGSDLEKRERALINSQYPGLNAAGKKELQKIDVRSADVSSRLNQEQERAQRRIEELRPEDRQRVARAEPGEARGAYREAYLAAHPGEEKTATTYSFLYAQGLEKQGALSAERQALEARRSELTGDPQPLTPEAQAELAEVRDAIRRNDGEIGDFLDESYLTDGVVSGEWGDLVYQAVMTDSGPRYSLSLRPPGAPADWEPDDGSAAVDFNNTALKKLGALLDKVVGSSSVQAAAEVHTGAMVALIPTPEDAARLAVGGGEPAEQLHVTLAYLGEAADLGVAGQQDVIDAVSAAANGLPVIEAEAFAPALFNPGDASDRDPCAVLLLSGEWLDIVHSLVAGALYDAPMPDQHRPWIPHLTARYADGVDALAALAERVGPVRFDRLRIAFAGQTLDIPLIGSAGPDEPLDEAEAVAAAAGSGKSLKSWWLHGPGLKKWKSWTDLYKHLRTKVDPAFAKRIASEWFHERYGYWPGDKRNRKVAAAAEPTILPAAEPDPSTPEEDMVSTLHADLRARLGLADDADEQAMLTALDALKSKADSPQPTPEMVAASAAATDKAEKAEAANQVMKEELAKVRDELNTIKASAAQTVKASFFDGLLATGRLKPADRATWEDRYDRDSEMVTDILGGRGEGSEVPVMASGHTGPAEPDADTLDSEYEQLVSAVDAPTRKAA, encoded by the coding sequence ATGACCGCCCCGACTGTCGACCTCGCGCGCCGTGAGGGCGTCGAACTCGTCCGGACCGGCCGGTGGGAAACCATGACCGGCTCGTGGACGCCGACCGCCGAGGACATCGCCGCGGCCGTTGACGCCCAGTCGTGCCCGGCGATCCGCAAGCCGGTCGTGAAACTGGGCCACACCGATGCCCGGTTCGCGGTCGGGGACGGCGAACCGGCGCTCGGCTGGTTCGAGAACCTCCGTGCGACCGACGGCGGCAGCACGCTCGTCGGCGACCAGGTGACGCTGCCGTGGCTGCACTCCGTCCAGGCCGCCGCGTACCCGTCGAGGTCGATCGAGGGCAACTACAACCACCGTTGCGGAGCCGGCCACGTCCACAAGTTCGTGCTGACCGCGGTCGCACTGCTCGGGGTGACGCCGCCGGCAGTGAAGACGATCCGGAACCTGAATGACCTGCCCGGGATGCTCGGCGTGGCCGCGTCCGATCCGGACGTGCCGGAGGGCGCCGAGCGCGTGCAGGTGACCATCATGGCCCGCCGGCGTGCCGAGGACTTCGACGAGGGCAGCACCAAGCGCGACGCTGGCGGCCGGTTCTCCCGCGTCGACACGAACGACGGACCGGAAGGTCGCGGGGCCTCATCCGGGGGCAGTCGGACTGCTGGCGGGTCCGGCAGCAGCGGCTCGTCCAGCGGCAGCGCGGGCGGAAGCTCGCCGAAGCCCGCCGCACCGCTGAAGGACTCACTGAAGATCGGCGACCGGATCCAGCTCCGCGACGGCGAGACCCTCGCCGGTGGTGCGCAGGTTGACGGCACTGAAGGTGTCGTGAAGGTCGCCGTGGTCGACAGTCCGACCGGCCGGCGCCTCCACATCGGCCTCAACCCGCCCGAGGTCGACGACGGCGACGATGACCTCGACAGCGATGCGGCTGAGAGTGACGACGACAGCGACGACGACGAGGTCTCCGAGCCCTGGTCCGGGAATCAGGACGAGTGGACCACCGTGCTCGACGAGACGGGAATCGGCGCGCTCCACGCGGCGCTGCCGCAGATGCTCGACATGGGCCGTCAGGGCGCCGAGCACCAGAAGTCGTTGGAGAAGCGCGGCTCTGACCTGGAGAAACGCGAACGGGCCTTGATCAACTCCCAGTATCCGGGTCTGAACGCGGCAGGTAAGAAAGAGCTCCAGAAGATCGACGTTCGGTCTGCTGACGTGTCGTCGCGCCTGAACCAGGAGCAGGAGCGTGCCCAGCGCCGCATCGAAGAGCTGCGGCCCGAGGACCGTCAGCGGGTCGCGCGGGCAGAACCCGGCGAGGCACGAGGGGCATACCGCGAGGCGTACCTGGCCGCACATCCGGGTGAGGAGAAGACCGCCACCACCTACTCGTTCCTGTACGCGCAAGGCCTGGAAAAGCAGGGGGCGCTGTCGGCGGAACGGCAGGCGCTCGAAGCCCGCCGCAGCGAACTGACGGGTGACCCGCAGCCGCTCACCCCCGAGGCGCAGGCCGAGCTCGCCGAAGTCCGGGATGCGATCCGCCGCAACGACGGCGAGATCGGCGACTTCCTCGACGAGAGCTACCTGACCGACGGGGTCGTGTCCGGTGAGTGGGGTGACCTGGTCTACCAGGCGGTCATGACGGACAGCGGGCCGCGGTATTCGCTGTCACTGCGTCCGCCCGGTGCGCCTGCCGACTGGGAGCCGGACGACGGAAGCGCCGCCGTCGACTTCAACAACACCGCCTTGAAGAAGCTCGGGGCACTGCTGGACAAGGTGGTCGGCTCGTCGAGTGTGCAGGCCGCCGCCGAGGTCCACACCGGCGCGATGGTCGCGCTCATCCCGACGCCTGAGGACGCGGCGCGGCTCGCGGTCGGCGGCGGCGAACCGGCCGAGCAACTGCATGTCACGCTGGCGTATCTCGGTGAGGCCGCGGACCTGGGGGTGGCCGGCCAGCAGGACGTCATCGACGCGGTGTCAGCGGCGGCGAACGGCCTGCCGGTCATCGAGGCCGAGGCGTTCGCTCCCGCCCTGTTCAACCCGGGCGACGCCAGCGACCGTGATCCGTGCGCGGTGTTGCTGCTGTCGGGGGAGTGGCTGGACATCGTCCACTCGCTCGTCGCCGGCGCGCTCTACGACGCGCCGATGCCGGACCAGCACCGGCCGTGGATCCCGCACCTGACCGCCCGGTACGCCGACGGCGTGGACGCGCTCGCCGCGCTGGCCGAGCGCGTCGGCCCGGTCCGGTTCGACCGGCTCCGGATCGCGTTCGCCGGCCAGACGCTCGACATTCCGCTCATCGGTAGCGCCGGCCCGGACGAGCCGCTCGACGAGGCCGAGGCGGTCGCCGCCGCGGCCGGGAGTGGGAAATCGCTGAAGTCGTGGTGGCTGCACGGGCCCGGGCTGAAGAAGTGGAAGTCCTGGACGGATCTCTACAAGCACCTACGGACCAAGGTCGATCCGGCGTTCGCGAAGCGGATCGCGTCGGAGTGGTTCCACGAGCGCTACGGCTACTGGCCTGGCGACAAACGCAACCGCAAGGTCGCCGCAGCGGCCGAGCCCACGATTCTGCCGGCCGCCGAGCCGGACCCATCCACACCCGAGGAGGACATGGTGTCCACCCTGCACGCAGACCTGCGCGCGCGGCTCGGCCTGGCCGACGACGCCGACGAGCAGGCGATGCTCACGGCGCTCGACGCGCTCAAGTCGAAGGCCGACTCGCCGCAGCCGACGCCTGAGATGGTCGCCGCGTCGGCCGCCGCAACCGACAAGGCGGAGAAGGCTGAGGCCGCGAACCAGGTCATGAAGGAGGAGCTCGCGAAGGTCCGCGACGAGCTCAACACCATCAAGGCCTCCGCGGCGCAGACCGTCAAGGCCAGCTTCTTCGACGGGCTGCTCGCAACCGGCCGGCTCAAGCCCGCCGACCGGGCCACATGGGAGGACCGCTACGACCGCGACTCGGAGATGGTCACCGACATCCTCGGCGGTCGTGGTGAGGGCTCCGAGGTGCCGGTCATGGCATCCGGCCACACCGGTCCGGCCGAGCCGGACGCAGACACCCTCGACAGCGAGTACGAGCAGCTCGTGTCCGCTGTCGACGCACCGACCCGGAAGGCGGCCTGA